The Clupea harengus chromosome 22, Ch_v2.0.2, whole genome shotgun sequence genomic sequence gtcagcagtctttctactgctttcactcccaagacgtaCATTGCCTGCCAACCTCGCCACCGCCGGTTTTGTGGAGTCAgacccagagaatgtgtgaattccgatcaaggctgaacacacactggttccaagagctgatgacaccttggtaatgtcaatgatacgagtcctgttgccagtccctgtgaaaacatataaactgcatggcaaatctgtctgcacacttacagcaatgactgccacatcagtgtcagagctcttgataatgacagctttatgctcccgtgcagcatgttgtgcatgtaaaaacaacaacaggtcttcaacaacacgaacagactgtacaccctccttaacagtcacacagtgacattgatttgtatgtgcgatgtacaagcagaggtttttgcccactattgtaaggtctgcatttttccatgcaacatacaggaattcggcaagtgcttccttatttgttccttctgagagaaactttttccattgggttgtgaccctgcatcagctctacgtgaccgttctaggtttttgatactgatgggggaaatcacgagtcagcctcttcttcaacatatcctgtctgcaacacaacaaaacagtgacaattaagagtcacaggagtatcatgaaaagcagagagtggtggaggtggtacaagacattacaggctagaacctatctgccatacagcacatttaacaccaaagatgcccaagaaaggcacacaacatcactaaccacaccacaccacacgcacacacacacacacacacacacacacacacacacaccagctattctccttgttgccaactggtacatgtctgtgcatcaaacgtgggctcattcctagaacacatactgtatgaatgagaaggaaagaaattaaTAAGTGTTGTGATCAGGGTaggaaatttacatattttttagggggcaatttttgcccccactgacttaaatccaggggcatttcaaatcaaattgggggcactttttgaaacttgtgaaataacatttaactatgttcaaaataataaacatactTATTTAGGCTTAGAGTATATGGGGATTGTCATCAAAAGGCAATAATAAGACTATTAAGCAGTAGGCTACTctacaaattcaaagtgttttcttagatttttttgaacaaaaaacaaacagaaaacataaatcagacaatcatattcaattgtattcttatttctttgtggttattaacaattataagttttgtctttcttttttataataataacttattatatttcttgatttttttgttttgttacctTTAATCATCTCCCTACCATAGTACAGGAAATACCGATAggactagttagctagcttgcaagcaagccttaacgcactatcagagctagctaacgtttAACTAGCTGACGTTTAACTAGCTGACTATTAACTAGCTAAACCGaactaaataattaaaatatatattattactagttatcattcaccgtaGGCGATGGCGTGTTGCTTAGCGCACAAAAggccatgtatttctttatgttttcgCTCCCCTTGATGAAGTCAGTGTGACTGTGCTGGATTGACAACGATTTGGCAACTCGTTGTCCACAAATCCGACATGCCTTGAAAAAAAATTGCGTCTTTTTCtcgtcgtcgtcatcctccaccccaagcCAATCTAGCTTCCATTTTTCGAATGAAAATTTGATCTTTTGGAAACTGAGATGGTGACGGAGACTGTGTTTGCTgatcctcatttctcctcacactcgcagtcacaggtctgattaagaagcgctccatttatattttttgttagaACGTTCGGTTCTTCACGCACACGCAGTCAAGGCGAACATCAAAAACATTTTATGGCAACTGCACCGGGTCATATAGGCTACgatgtttttgacaagttcattaaattattattagaggaaattatgggggcattttttttcttaggggcagttttgccctttgccctcgtgtatttccgacgctggttgtgattgtgtgcacatacaacagaatgcagattgaatgtttacttatataatgttaagttagtagctccttgaaatgcaatataacaaataacttactgttctttctctggtttttcaggcctcaaaaacctggtgtactgattataacagcctttgtggtactgcacctccagagccacaCAGTCTTTGTCTTTTATATGCAAAAGAATACTTTGGTCATCCTTCAACTCTGCAGCTTTCTGCAATTGgccttaacaaaacaaaaaggataaCTCAATGAGTTCTCGTACATAATTGTACCTTTCAGTCActcaaccacagtgtgtgtgtgtgtttacctgctgttAATGTTTCAGCCTTTGACAGAGGATCCCTTTGTCGTTTGCCTGCTCGGTTGATGAacttctcctttttttggcAAATTATGCACAGGGCAGGAAGAACGGGGCCAGAGCCTGCGATTGGCAGCCCTGACCTGGATCGCAGTTTCTTTGTTGGACTCGCGCCCCTAGAAGTCGATGGAATGGCCTCGTGGTCTTCCGTCGCTTCTTGTCTCTCACGTGCGAGACGTCTTTCCACCTTTTGCGATGGATTTTTGTCCGTAAATCTACGGTAGCATGTGTGATGGAAGCCAGCATCCTcgggaatattttcaaactccacatccacagtgtttgaagttctcagccatgtctcgagactcaccctccaacccgagccacgtttgtaggcttgtcctgtatgtattccatcgtgtagtggtgaaataatgtacctcctcgtgcttgactgaagtaatatgcataaaacaatgtttgtttttcaatttattaagacattccggtgtattttcttcgtcttccgtactgctcgatgaaggcatggtggacgccatcttgcaactctgttgacaaaaagcagctaccttattggtgtagcatgatcacgtgtcgaaaagtgccagcactcgcgaccaagatcctattacgctctgaagaaactagttcggcataaaacatagacgcaccaaaaattgactggaaagtcagcgacgaacttttttttggtagctaagcacgactctttcttttttatgaactaaatattgtgtagatgcacgcctgtggagcgggattcattttctaaaggacttttcgtgcTTCACATCCTATTTTTGCCAAGCAGTGGCACTGTATCTCCTTTATCCACAACTGtctcattcttactttccaTTTAACTCCTTCAAACCACTTTCCTTCTGTCTATCCATTGTCCTATTCCCTCAATCTATAAATGCATATGTAATTACCCTGTTTTAAATTTTATTTCAAGAAATGATCTAATGTTTTAAAccctcatttattcatttaaaagtcCTTATCCATAGTCCATTCTAACTTTAACTTTTCTTAGCCTCCTGCTCTTGCTTATCAGTTAACCCCTTTGTCATATTAATTACTTCCAAAACTCTCTTCTCAACCCCCGCTAGGCTCGATCAATCTCttgttttctcactctctccaataAAATTTCTCTTAACCCTTTCCTGACGTCCTGTTGCTAAATAACCATACTTCTTACCTACCCCCGCCTTTCTTCCCAACCCCAATACAGAGGGGGCTTCCCATGGGCCCAGTGCCCCACCTGGGCCAACAGTCTTATCACTTCTAACACAAGGGCCTTTTGTGTATGAACCAGAAGGGGACGCAGGGGTCCTTTCTTCAACAACAGCTGTCCCAACCAATACATTCCTTAACCCTCTCTCTAAATGAATTACCCTCTGTGCtatctcctccactctctctcctgctgctggCCTGCAAACAAAGAACTTTCAATGCAGATTGTTATTAAACAGTTATCAACCAAGTACCTATTCTATATTTTTGTTAGAATAACATGTTTACACTCCAGCTGCAACTATCCAACTCTCAGCATTCATCCACTACTTAATCAACCTTTCAACCCAATATGCATCACACATGTATTTTTTTACCAGCAAACCCAATTTCATATTCATAAACTGTAAATAATCCCATGTGTGAAACTCACAGATTACCACCAGCCAGGAGCAATTGCCAAAATGTATTATATGCTATCCAATATACATATAACTGTGCTTTATTCCATTTGTCaattcctttatttatttattcccacTAAGTCCTATACACAATCTAATTCCACTCACTTCCACCAAGCTACAATCCTCAAGCAACACCCATGTATTCAACATTTCAATACCTATTCCTTCATACCcatcatatatacagtatggattCCCATAAAAGTCACCCACTGTATATTCCTCCTCtgtactctctcactcacttacttcAACTACTTGAGGCTCCCCCGTTAAGCGAGATGAGTGTCTGATTCGCATCAAGGTGTTATCCTGTGACACCTCCACGTCACCTTTCCCTAATTCTTTCGCAGGCAGCCAATTGCTGACACTGGCTCTTTCCATCATTCTGGCCACATCTCTTGCCCTGAAATCTAACCCCACTTTGAGTGTAATGTGTGGTATTATGCCTCCCACCTCACGTGCCATAGTGTACAGTAGTGGATCCAGTCTAACCTGTGCGGCCACGCCTTCAGGTCCCACAATTACACACTTGACCTTCAACCAGACCTGCGTCCTTCCATGTaatgtctctctccatttctcatcaCTCACTCCATTCCCTTCTACTCCCGTGACATCTTCCACCATTATAGTGCAATGAGTTGGACACCTAGGCTTTCTGAGCCCTGCATGCCAATTGTCTATCAGAGGAccccactcactccagatcctaTCCTCCCATTCCAATCCAAATAAACCTATCCAATATATCTGTCATGTTCCCTGTATGTTTTAACTAGATGCaatcatccacatacacacagagagggacacgaaACCTTGTAGCTTGTTCTACAACTTAGCAAGTCTGGTTTATTAGGAACGTGAATTTATACAGGACAGAGGTGCCACCTGGTGGTCACCATAAACGAAGCACATTCTGCTTCGTACATAACAATATCTGTTTAATTTGATATGCAATGGGTCCTTGCAAAGCCATAACCTGGTGTGGTGCCTCTCTCCCATCAGACTGAATTAAACCTGATTTTAACAACGGCCCTTCATGCAGGGAAACAAAGCCACTGGGGTTACCCATCTGTGGACTactatctctctgctctcccatcTCCTTTTGCATCAAAGAATGTTTTAACTTCATAAACTTACTCTCAaccatcattctctctttcttttgtgtctAGTAACCCATTCCAAATCCCAGTTGAAACACCTCTCGATATCCTGCGGTCAATTGGTCATAATTCACAGCTTCCTCTACCATCCCTGACAAAAAAGGAACTTCCCCCACTGCTGAATTAACATTCTTAAGACTTTGAAACACCTGGCCAGGCAACaggtcctctgcctctcccgcatTACCTCCTGCAAACAAAGCATTCCTTGCACCCTCACCCAGATCAATCAGTCTCCGGGCCATCTGCTCTTCTCCGGCCTCCATTTCCCCTCTGCCTCTTTCAAACTCATCTGCAGATTGTGAATGCCTAATGTTAAATTTAAACTAAATCtacgtgttggtttacagagaatcaaGTGAAAGACCGCCACGAAGCAATAGGTTTGAAttcagttgagtttactgagttttaAGAGATGTACAAATAGTCTTAGGTGAGTTCACAaagagctctgtcacccacgactggagaatgcattctgacatTCACATACGCAATTCAATCTTTTAACCCCTCAGTCGCGACAATGTTGCTTAATCATGGATCCCCTGTGGAGCTGTAACTAACTCTTTAACAATGGGGCCTCAGTGTGAGAAGTCCAATTCTCACAGCTCAACTATTAATCTTATCTCGTACATGTCCCGTGGTGATCTTTCTGCCCTAAAAAGTTCTAAGTTACGGCCACTGTCACTGCTGGCCCGTGCTGGCCCTGTCAATGTCACACCAGCAGCGACACCTCAGGGTTTTCTCTTACACTAATCAGGTGGATTTCAGTAATTCCACACAGTTGCGCAAAGATCACAAGGCAGATTTCAGGCCCTGCGCTCTGTAAAGTGCCGTGagaattttattgttttggccttatataaataaaactgaattgaatatgtTGTATTGTAGGCTAGCATATATTTTATTGATGAGTGCAAGTCACAAATCCAATCACATCCTACCAACGACACAGTGGGATTACTGtagaaaggaagagaaggaacATAGGATAAAATCCGTTTTCTCCTATCATGTTTCGTAGCCTTAGTAGTGCCATGGAAAATCCCACATTGATTGTCAAACACATAGGCTCTGTCTCAAACCGAGCACTTGTGCACTTcgaacactgactttcagtgcttagggcgttgacactgacagaaccagcagaattcagggcactgaaagtacccagatggcgcactgcaaatggtaaaaaaatgccatcttggctacgtagcggaagaggagcccttcggcagcttttcagtttggaaagttggctgactgacgcctcgcaaatcacttcaaccattattgctggttacaataactgtgttatttgATAGAAcaatgtctatttctcggtaacctaaaaaaatctaagcaagaaaacgccaaaagatgtacatttacatacaaaacacggccgtcagcggcgtttggtccaccatctttgtttaaaatttccagttggcctggAGAAAGCTGGCGCCCAGATTTTtgggtaaaaggcttgcacatttgcgtcagtcagtgttccatttgtgacaacactaatcagcaacagaacgcactacagatgtaagtgcactgtattgcagtgtacttcgcaAAGTGCGAGGTTTGAGAcagagtagtagtagtagtagtagtgatcAGCTAAACCAAATCGTCCCGTCCCGTAAAATTCAATCTTAAACAGGTTACTTCGCTAGGTCTGTTCTGTTCGCCTCCACCAAGTTTAGCTGGTTTTACAAATATAGGATGTATTGGCTAGAATCTGGAGTTGTTGCTTGAATGACTAGGGCACTCGGAGAGCGTGTTTATTGAAGTGGGATAATACTTTGTGTATCCGCCCCATGGTTCGGGTTTACTTGAAACGTTTAATGAgctcttccttggcccatgctacacccttTCACCAAATTTCATGAAAATCAGGCAGGTCGTTTTTCCATAATCCGGCTGTCAACAAACAAAACGAATTTTACAATAAAATGACAGAAATTACAATATGATGTCAATGAAATCCAtttctcttttgtttatttcctcACAAAGGGGCATTAGGTAATTACATGCAGTGACAGTCAGGAACACCAGTATCAAGGATACTTGTGGGCAATAAACccaaaatgtacacacacaaacaaatatgctGGGCCTTTGCCCTAACCCTTCAGAGAGACCTGACCGGGAAAAAAGGAGCCAAACAAATGCTCCCAGTATTTCTACACCCTCACTGCCATCAGTGGGCATTTCCCCAGTGCTCAGGTGGTGCCTACAGAGAGGTTACCCACTGCCTCAGTGACCACTTCTTCGCCCGCCACCTTCTCTTCGCCCGCcaccttctcttcttcctcctcgtcatcgtcttcctcatcatcttcatcgtcgtcatcgtcgtcgtcatcgtcCTCTCTGTAGGGGTATTCAtatccctcctcctcatcatcatcctggTTCGCTCCTCCATAACTTGACCCATAACTAGATGCCCCATAactataaccataaccataactcTCCTCGTCCACACCCTGCCGTCCGAACTTCAGGGTGCGTGCTGCGTGGAAAAGGGAAAGGGAGTTGGAGAGGAATGAACGGGAGAAAAGACAGGGCAAACAGAGGGTGAGTACGGAAGATTAAAAGACAAGGAAAGCATTTCAGGTCAGGGCCCAACTCCTCCCAACCACTACCACTCACGCAGATACACATCATACATTACAGGTATAACAGTGGCTTCCTTCCTGTAGGGCTTTCCTTCACACTGTGTTTAGCAGCCTGTAATTAGTTAGGTATCCACTCATATCCAGTCATCCTCCAGTGCTGGCCACAGTGACAGGTCACCTCTGTAGCAACATAGCCTCAGCAGGAAAACATTTCTCTATCCTAATCTGAACAGTTGTAAAAAGCTTCGGCAATACATTAAAAAACCGTCTTTCAGATATGACTTCGGTCTTCACCATTTCTGTAGGGGAACAGGAGTCATCCTATCTTTCCTGTCCTGATCAGTAGATAGGATTTCTCTTTCCtaagaagttttttttaattttttttattaatgctGAAATGTAGTCGAATATCTGTCAAATGATCTATGTTTGAGGTATCCGTCATATGATAGAAATTGTTTagcttatttatttttaaatcatatTGTTGTTCTGGTGCAGTTTGCAATACTGAATTTGACACACAAGTACAATGCTTGTCAGCTTGCCAAAACTAAGCACCATGATTTTCAATTCAAaaggcaaaaaaataaaaatcatgcTTTAATCGctcaactttttttctttcttttcttatatatatatatatataagaaaatatatatatatgtgtgtagccTTCAAGCcacgttcacacacaaactcagacaggCTAAGAGATGAATCATTGGTACGCTAGGAGTAGGATCCCTCAGATCCACACTCGCACTTACGGTTCTGTGAGTTCACCGCACCTTACTGAGGGGACTTACTTGACATGCTGAGGTCTTTGGTCTCCTGTGTTTCATGTCCACACTTTGGACAAGGGGGCGCCTTGCCTTTCTCTTGCTTGAACACTTTGCTCCGTGCGTGGTCGTCACAGTAACATGCCTGCAACAATGGATAAGCCCTTCAGTGATTGTGCAACAGTAAATTAACGCATCATCAGTCATCCGTCTCCACTGAGAATTGTGTTTGTCTGCCAGAGGACTCACCTTGCATCGTAAACATGAGTGCTGTCCAAGACGGTTGCAGGAAATGCctaaaaaaatatgattttACACTCAATGGTCTGGTATTATAGTCATTATGTTTCAGAACTTGCATTAAGACTCTTGTTTGTTGCCATGTCTGCTGTTTTCTGTCAATGCATGCATTTGCCCCAAAGAATAATGGTGTTTAGCCTCAAGAAATGCACCACCCAACACAGCAGACAGCTCCACAAGGTGACAGGACATGGGGGCATGATGCTGCACACTCACATTTATAGGTCTCAGCCTCCAGGACCTGGCAGCTGGCCTGGTGCTCAAACTGGTCATCCTCACACAGGAAGTTATCACAGAAGGAACAGCGGAATATGCGGCCCCCTGcaatggaggaggaagagaggtggtAAGAGTCATGCGGGGCTTTGAAATGCAGGACGCAATCTTACTCTGAAACATACAATAAGATCATGCTGATATTCCAATGTTTtgataattatgttttcatggtTTTGTTGACATTCTTTTTTTGCCCCAATGATGGTGTGAATGCAAGACATTTCGTTCCGCTTTCCAGACAAACATCGTGTCCACTAAAAGTACTCGGCAATACACTTCAGATGTGCTCATTTACTTTTAGCAATTATTCTGAGACCGATTCTTAATCACAAGAGGGGAGATTTTGCCCTTAATTCAGCCGCTACATCTGGACAGCTCACGCTTCATCTCCCCTTTAAGTATGAGTGCACAGGCTTGGGCTCTGCATTCATTTACAGTCCCTGATATTCGGTTCTGATTGGAAAGTTCATTGCAGGTAGTGTTTACCATGCTCCATTACGCTGCGGTCACACTCGATGCAGTCGGCGTCAGAGAGAGGGCATATGCAGGCATGGGTGCTCAGGCACTTCCTCCCATGGCACACCCAGGCCTCACAAAAATCAcacactgccccctagtggaaGAATACATCCAATCAAAACATGGACAAAGCACACACTGGCTAGATATGGCCAAACAAATTAAAGTGAATCGTGATTTCCAGTAGTGATACTATCTTCATGAATATTTTACAACTTTGTACTTTGAACATGGCTATTTATAGGGTAGTGTcatgaatgacaaaaaaaacacactttgcttttttttctcttcaacaACTAGTAAGCACCTGTGGACAGGTGTCCAAATCCTGGGTCTTAGAAGTGGGGTAGGAGAGCATGATGTAAAAGATCATGAATTTCTCTGCCATGTGCTTGTATGAAATACCAAGCCAGCTCTTCTCCCACTACACATGAGCTGGAGACCCTCCAAAGCCACAAAAGACTTGAGCTTTAGGCCCTAACTAACATAGTAACTTAGCCAGTCTCAATAGATTAGATATGAACACAAAATAGCAGGTCTTACCACCATGCCCATTCCCGTGCTGTGGATGCCAGGGTGTTTGATCACACAGTCTGAGGACTTCATACACTTAGTTTTGCCTTTTGTACAAAGGGAAAAAGCACAATTCAGAAAAATAATGTCTGTCAACTGGTTTCATACTCAGATGTGTCTAACAGCGAGGTCTCATGCACTCCTATTGTCAAAATGAATTGTTACCTTCCTTTGTGACATAAATAATCTTGAAATATCTTTGTTTATATTTTAACAGTTGACTAAACAGTGCTGCATTAACATCAGCTAAATCAGTGGCTCccaaagtgtgtttttgttcttaTTTTCAAAGGGTggcctgccatgaaaagttATGCAACCACAGAGCTAAATATTAAGATAGTTGTATTACACTTCTTTAAATCTTCCTGTTGAGGAGAAAGATGAGGATTAAAACAAATAGACAAGGTCAAAGGCAAGGGGAACCCATCTGGGAAAGAAAGGAGGGGCAAGCCtgaatattttataattaaaataGTCAATTGCAGCAGTATCTGATAGCAAGGAACAACAGAAAATACAATGTACTTATGTACCAAAGTATTAAAATACCCTGCAAGCATCTTGTTCCCATTGTATTCACACATTTATCACAGTGTCTTGTTGCTAAGCAATGTGGTCTTTAATCAATAATTTTTCATCCACAGCTATTCACACAGTCAGTGCCAGCAATGTGAGCAGATATGTTGGTATTAAGGAAGACCTTTCTGACAGGTTGCAGAAGGTTTCAGAGAGTGCAATATAGCTATGAATGTGATTACATAGGTCGGGTCCAAGCTCAATTCAATCAAAACACtcaccacactgagcacacatGGGCAGCTTCTGGACTGA encodes the following:
- the znf330 gene encoding zinc finger protein 330; this translates as MPKKKTGARKKAESRKEREKQFRANKDHIDVAKQPCNSSMDCDKCQRRQKNRAFCYFCASVQKLPMCAQCGKTKCMKSSDCVIKHPGIHSTGMGMVGAVCDFCEAWVCHGRKCLSTHACICPLSDADCIECDRSVMEHGGRIFRCSFCDNFLCEDDQFEHQASCQVLEAETYKCISCNRLGQHSCLRCKACYCDDHARSKVFKQEKGKAPPCPKCGHETQETKDLSMSTRTLKFGRQGVDEESYGYGYSYGASSYGSSYGGANQDDDEEEGYEYPYREDDDDDDDDDEDDEEDDDEEEEEKVAGEEKVAGEEVVTEAVGNLSVGTT